A genomic window from Scomber scombrus chromosome 18, fScoSco1.1, whole genome shotgun sequence includes:
- the smarca4a gene encoding SWI/SNF related, matrix associated, actin dependent regulator of chromatin, subfamily a, member 4a isoform X3, translated as MSTPDPPMGGTPRPGPSPGPGPSPGGMLGPSPGPSPGSAHSMMGPSPGPPGSGHPHPPQGPSGYPQDNMHQMHKPMEGMHEKGMPDDPRYAQMKGMGMRPGAHSGMGPPPSPMDQHSQGYPSPLGGSEHAPSPVPANGPPSGPMMPVGPSGPGAGPMEGSGDPNQGMGQPNRGVPQGPQGPGGVGGGPAGAGGPTPFNQNQLHQLRAQIMAYKMLARSQPLPEHLQMAVQGKRPMPGMQQQPMPPTTGPGGVPGAGPGPAQANYNRPHGMVGPNMPPPGPAGVPPGMQGPPTNGPPKSWPEGPMVNAAAPSNPPQKLIPPQPTGRPSPAPPSVPPAASPVMPPQTQSPGQPAQPPPMMLHQKQNRITPIQKPRGLDPVEILQEREYRLQARIAHRIQELENLPGSLAGDLRTKANIELKALRLLNFQRQLRQEVVVCMRRDTALETALNAKAYKRSKRQSLREARITEKLEKQQKIEQERKRRQKHQEYLNSILQHAKDFKEYHRSITAKIQKATKAVATYHANTEREQKKENERIEKERMRRLMAEDEEGYRKLIDQKKDKRLAYLLQQTDEYVANLTELVRAHKAAQALKEKKKKKKKKKKPETSDGGPAGLGPDGEPLDETSQMSDLPVKVIHVDSGKILTGIEAPKAGQLETWLEMNPGYEVAPRSDSEESGSDEEEEEEEEEEQPHSSSVQADDKKKIPNPDTEEVSEVDVQCIIEHAKQDVDDEYGNAAFNRGLQSYYAVAHAVTERVDTQSTLLVNGQLKQYQVKGLEWLVSLYNNNLNGILADEMGLGKTIQTIALITYLMEMKRLNGPFLIIVPLSTLSNWVYEFDKWAPSVVKVSYKGSPAARRAFVPILRSGKFNVLLTTYEYIIKDKQVLAKLRWKYMIVDEGHRMKNHHCKLTQVLNTHYLAPRRVLLTGTPLQNKLPELWALLNFLLPTIFKSCTTFEQWFNAPFAMTGEKVDLNEEETILIIRRLHKVLRPFLLRRLKKEVEAQLPEKVEYVIKCDMSALQRVLYRHMQAKGVLLTDGSEKDKKGKGGTKTLMNTIMQLRKICNHPYMFQHIEESFSEHLGYSGGVVSGPDLYRSSGKFELLDRILPKLRATNHKVLLFCQMTTLMTIMEDYFAYRSFKYLRLDGTTKAEDRGMLLKTFNDPASEYFVFLLSTRAGGLGLNLQSADTVIIFDSDWNPHQDLQAQDRAHRIGQQNEVRVLRLCTVNSVEEKILAAAKYKLNVDQKVIQAGMFDQKSSGFERRAFLQAILEHEEQDEVGVRGGCRTRGAWEEDEVPDDETVNQMIARSEEEFEQFMRMDLDRRREDARNPKRKPRLMEEDDMPAWILKDDAEVERLTCEEEEEKMFGRGSRQRKEVDYSDSLTEKQWLKAIEEGNLEDIEEEVRHKKTTRKRKRDRDHDGGPSTPSSSSGRVRDKDEEVKKAKKRGRPPAEKLSPNPASLTKKMKKIVDAVIKYKDGSNGRQLSEVFIQLPSRKELPEYYELIRKPVDFRKIKERIRSHKYRSLNDLEKDVMLLCQNAQTFNLEGSLIYEDSIVLQSVFTSVRQKIEKEDESEGEDSEEEEDDIDEGSESESRSVKVKIKLSRKEKGDRGGKSQRRRGRGARAKPVVSDDDSEDEQEEERSASGSDED; from the exons ATGTCCACTCCTGACCCCCCGATGGGAGGGACACCTCGGCCCGGACCCTCCCCAGGCCCAGGGCCATCTCCAGGAGGCATGTTGGGCCCAAGCCCGGGTCCCTCTCCTGGCTCGGCCCACAGCATGATGGGTCCAAGCCCAGGACCTCCTGGATCTGGACACCCCCACCCTCCACAAGGACCCTCAGGATATCCTCAGGACAACATGCACCAGATGCACAAA CCCATGGAAGGCATGCATGAGAAGGGAATGCCCGATGACCCTCGCTACGCCCAGATGAAGGGCATGGGCATGAGACCTGGGGCCCACAGCGGGATGGGACCCCCTCCGAGCCCCATGGACCAACATTCCCAAG GTTACCCCTCTCCGCTGGGCGGCTCAGAGCACGCACCTAGCCCTGTCCCAGCCAACGGCCCCCCGTCTGGCCCCATGATGCCCGTAGGTCCCTCAGGTCCTGGTGCTGGCCCTATGGAGGGCAGCGGTGACCCTAACCAGGGAATGGGTCAACCGAACCGCGGGGTTCCCCAGGGTCCCCAGGGTCCAGGCGGTGTGGGAGGTGGACCGGCAGGAGCGGGTGGACCCACTCCTTTCAACCAGAACCAGCTGCACCAACTCAGGGCCCAGATTATGGCTTACAAAATGCTGGCGCGCAGTCAGCCTTTACCAGAGCACCTGCAGATGGCCGTGCAGGGGAAGAGGCCCATGCCAGGGATGCAGCAACAGCCCATGCCTCCTACTACAGGCCCTGGAGGTGTACCTGGGGCCGGGCCGGGACCAGCTCAGGCCAACTACAACAGACCTCACG GCATGGTGGGTCCCAACATGCCACCTCCTGGACCAGCAGGAGTTCCTCCAGGTATGCAAGGCCCACCTACCAACGGACCCCCCAAATCATGGCCTGAAG GACCAATGGTGAATGCTGCTGCTCCATCCAACCCTCCTCAGAAGCTTATTCCACCTCAGCCCACTGGCAGACCCTCTCCCGCTCCTCCCTCTGTGCCACCAGCTGCCTCGCCAGTAATGCCCCCTCAGACGCAGTCCCCAGGACAGCCTGCCCAGCCCCCTCCCATGATGCTTCACCAGAAGCAGAATCGAATAACCCCCATTCAAAAACCTCGCGGGCTGGACCCAGTGGAGATCCTCCAGGAGAGAGAATACAG gCTACAAGCCCGTATTGCTCACCGTATCCAGGAGCTGGAGAACCTGCCCGGCTCCCTTGCCGGCGACCTCCGCACCAAGGCCAACATCGAGCTGAAGGCCCTGAGGTTGCTTAACTTCCAGAGACAG CTGCGTCAGGAGGTGGTGGTTTGCATGCGTCGTGACACCGCTTTGGAAACTGCCCTGAACGCTAAAGCCTACAAGCGCAGCAAACGCCAGTCTCTACGCGAGGCCCGAATCACCGAGAAGCTTGAGAAGCAGCAGAAGATCGAACAAGAGCGCAAACGTCGTCAGAAACACCAG GAATACCTCAACAGCATCCTGCAGCATGCCAAGGACTTTAAGGAGTACCATCGCTCCATCACAGCGAAGATCCAGAAGGCTACCAAAGCTGTCGCCACCTACCACGCCAACACTGAGCGCGAGCAGAAGAAAGAGAATGAGCGCATTGAGAAGGAGAGAATGCGGAGGCTGATG GCTGAAGATGAGGAGGGCTATCGTAAACTCATCGACCAAAAGAAAGACAAGCGTCTGGCCTACCTGTTGCAGCAGACGGACGAGTACGTGGCCAACCTCACCGAGCTGGTGCGAGCCCACAAAGCCGCTCAAGCTctcaaagagaagaagaagaagaagaagaaaaagaag AAGCCAGAGACTTCAGACGGTGGTCCCGCTGGTCTTGGTCCcgatggagag CCTTTAGATGAGACCAGTCAGATGAGCGACCTCCCGGTGAAGGTGATCCATGTGGACAGCGGAAAGATCCTGACTGGGATTGAGGCACCTAAGGCTGGCCAGCTGGAGACCTGGCTCGAAATGAACCCAGG ATATGAAGTAGCGCCACGTTCAGACAGTGAAGAGAGTGGTtcagatgaggaagaggaggaggag gaggaagaagagcagcCTCATTCTTCCTCAGTTCAGGCAGATGACAAGAAGAAGATCCCTAACCCCGACACCGAAGAGGTTTCTGAAGTGGATGTCCAGTGCATCATCGA ACACGCCAAGCAGGATGTGGACGACGAGTACGGCAATGCAGCATTCAACCGAGGCCTGCAGTCCTACTACGCGGTCGCTCACGCCGTCACAGAGAGAGTGGATACTCAGTCCACACTGCTGGTCAACGGGCAGCTCAAACAGTACCAG GTTAAAGGTCTGGAGTGGCTGGTGTCGCTTTACAACAACAACTTGAATGGCATCCTGGCTGATGAGATGGGTCTGGGAAAAACTATCCAGACCATCGCCCTCATCACTTACCTCATGGAGATGAAGCGCCTCAACGGGCCCTTCCTCATCATTGTACCTCTCTC AACTCTATCTAACTGGGTGTATGAGTTTGATAAGTGGGCGCCATCTGTCGTGAAGGTTTCCTACAAG ggTTCTCCAGCCGCTCGTCGCGCATTCGTTCCCATCCTGCGCAGCGGCAAGTTCAACGTGCTGCTCACCACGTACGAGTACATTATCAAAGATAAACAAGTGCTAGCAAAG CTTCGTTGGAAGTACATGATCGTGGACGAGGGCCACCGTATGAAGAACCACCACTGTAAGCTGACCCAGGTCTTGAACACACACTACTTGGCCCCCCGGCGCGTGCTGCTCACAGGAACCCCGCTGCAGAACAAGCTGCCCGAACTCTGGGCCCTGCTCAATTTCCTCCTACCCACCATTTTCAAGAGCTGCACCACCTTCGAGCAGTGGTTCAACGCCCCCTTCGCCATGACCGGAGAGAAG GTTGACCTGAATGAAGAAGAGACCATCCTCATCATCCGACGTTTACACAAGGTGCTGCGACCTTTCTTGCTGCGCCGACTCAAGAAGGAAGTCGAGGCCCAGCTGCCCGAGAAG gtGGAGTACGTCATCAAGTGCGACATGTCAGCCCTCCAGAGAGTTTTATACAGACACATGCAGGCCAAGGGAGTGTTGCTCACAGACGGGTCAGAGAAAGACAAGAAG GGTAAAGGTGGAACGAAGACCCTGATGAACACTATCATGCAGCTGAGAAAGATCTGCAACCACCCCTACATGTTCCAGCACATTGAG gaatCTTTCTCTGAGCATCTTGGTTACTCTGGTGGAGTAGTGAGTGG TCCTGACCTGTACCGCTCCTCCGGGAAGTTCGAGCTGCTGGATCGTATCCTGCCCAAGCTGAGGGCCACCAACCATAAAGTGCTGCTCTTCTGTCAGATGACCACGCTCATGACCATCATGGAGGACTACTTCGCCTACCGTAGCTTCAAGTACCTGCGTCTGGACG GAACCACTAAGGCTGAGGATCGTGGCATGCTGCTGAAGACATTCAATGACCCAGCCTCTGAGTACTTTGTGTTCCTGCTCAGTACCAGGGCTGGAGGTCTGGGGCTCAACCTGCAGTCTGCTGACACTGTCATCATCTTTGACAGCGACTGGAACCCACATCAG GACCTGCAGGCGCAGGACAGAGCACATCGTATCGGTCAGCAGAACGAGGTCCGCGTGCTCCGCCTCTGCACTGTCAACAGTGTGGAGGAGAAGATTCTGGCGGCAGCAAAGTACAAACTGAATGTGGACCAGAAGGTCATCCAGGCCGGCATGTTCGACCAGAAGTCGTCAGGCTTTGAGCGCCGGGCCTTTTTACAGGCCATTCTGGAGCACGAGGAACAGGACGAGGTCGGGGTTCGAGGAGGCTGCCGCACTAGGGGGGCGTGG gaggaggatgaggtgCCCGATGATGAGACTGTTAATCAGATGATTGCCAGAAGTGAAGAGGAGTTTGAACAGTTCATG CGCATGGATCTCGACAGACGCCGCGAGGATGCCCGCAACCCCAAGAGGAAACCGcggctgatggaggaggacgATATGCCCGCCTGGATTTTGAAAGACGACGCTGAGGTCGAGAGGCTCACCtgcgaagaggaggaggagaaaatgttcGGCCGAGGGTCCCGCCAACGCAAGGAGGTGGACTACAGCGACTCGCTCACTGAGAAACAGTGGCTCAAG GCTATAGAAGAGGGTAATCTAGAGGACATTGAGGAGGAAGTGCGTCACAAAAAGACAACCAGGAAGCGCAAGAGAGACCGCGACCACGACGGCGGCCCGTCCACGCCCAGCTCCAGCAGCGGGCGAGTGCGGGACAAAGACGAGGAAGtgaagaaagcaaagaaacGCGGCCGCCCGCCCGCTGAGAAGCTCTCTCCCAACCCTGCCTCTCTCActaagaagatgaagaagattgTTGATGCAGTTATCAAATACAAGGATGG AAGCAACGGGCGACAGCTAAGCGAAGTCTTCATCCAGCTGCCTTCTCGCAAGGAGCTGCCAGAGTACTACGAGCTCATCCGCAAACCAGTGGACTTCAGGAAGATCAAG GAGAGAATCCGCAGCCATAAGTACCGCAGCCTGAACGACCTGGAGAAGGATGTGATGCTGCTGTGTCAGAACGCCCAGACTTTCAACCTGGAGGGCTCTCTG ATATATGAGGACTCCATCGTTCTCCAGTCAGTCTTCACCAGCGTGAGACAAAAGATCGAGAAGGAGGACGAAAGCGAGGGAGAGGAcagcgaggaagaggaggatgacaTCGACGAAGGCTCTGAGTCTGAAT CTCGTTCAGTGAAGGTGAAGATCAAGCTGAGccggaaagaaaaaggagaccGAGGAGGAAAAAGCCAACGACGTAGGGGCCGCGGCGCCCGGGCTAAACCTGTGGTGAGCGACGACGACAGCGAGGACGAACAGGAAGAG GAGCGTTCGGCCAGCGGTAGCGATGAGGACTGA
- the smarca4a gene encoding SWI/SNF related, matrix associated, actin dependent regulator of chromatin, subfamily a, member 4a isoform X1, whose amino-acid sequence MSTPDPPMGGTPRPGPSPGPGPSPGGMLGPSPGPSPGSAHSMMGPSPGPPGSGHPHPPQGPSGYPQDNMHQMHKPMEGMHEKGMPDDPRYAQMKGMGMRPGAHSGMGPPPSPMDQHSQGYPSPLGGSEHAPSPVPANGPPSGPMMPVGPSGPGAGPMEGSGDPNQGMGQPNRGVPQGPQGPGGVGGGPAGAGGPTPFNQNQLHQLRAQIMAYKMLARSQPLPEHLQMAVQGKRPMPGMQQQPMPPTTGPGGVPGAGPGPAQANYNRPHGMVGPNMPPPGPAGVPPGMQGPPTNGPPKSWPEGPMVNAAAPSNPPQKLIPPQPTGRPSPAPPSVPPAASPVMPPQTQSPGQPAQPPPMMLHQKQNRITPIQKPRGLDPVEILQEREYRLQARIAHRIQELENLPGSLAGDLRTKANIELKALRLLNFQRQLRQEVVVCMRRDTALETALNAKAYKRSKRQSLREARITEKLEKQQKIEQERKRRQKHQEYLNSILQHAKDFKEYHRSITAKIQKATKAVATYHANTEREQKKENERIEKERMRRLMAEDEEGYRKLIDQKKDKRLAYLLQQTDEYVANLTELVRAHKAAQALKEKKKKKKKKKKPETSDGGPAGLGPDGEPLDETSQMSDLPVKVIHVDSGKILTGIEAPKAGQLETWLEMNPGYEVAPRSDSEESGSDEEEEEEVHEPVMTKTKEEEEQPHSSSVQADDKKKIPNPDTEEVSEVDVQCIIEHAKQDVDDEYGNAAFNRGLQSYYAVAHAVTERVDTQSTLLVNGQLKQYQVKGLEWLVSLYNNNLNGILADEMGLGKTIQTIALITYLMEMKRLNGPFLIIVPLSTLSNWVYEFDKWAPSVVKVSYKGSPAARRAFVPILRSGKFNVLLTTYEYIIKDKQVLAKLRWKYMIVDEGHRMKNHHCKLTQVLNTHYLAPRRVLLTGTPLQNKLPELWALLNFLLPTIFKSCTTFEQWFNAPFAMTGEKVDLNEEETILIIRRLHKVLRPFLLRRLKKEVEAQLPEKVEYVIKCDMSALQRVLYRHMQAKGVLLTDGSEKDKKGKGGTKTLMNTIMQLRKICNHPYMFQHIEESFSEHLGYSGGVVSGPDLYRSSGKFELLDRILPKLRATNHKVLLFCQMTTLMTIMEDYFAYRSFKYLRLDGTTKAEDRGMLLKTFNDPASEYFVFLLSTRAGGLGLNLQSADTVIIFDSDWNPHQDLQAQDRAHRIGQQNEVRVLRLCTVNSVEEKILAAAKYKLNVDQKVIQAGMFDQKSSGFERRAFLQAILEHEEQDEVGVRGGCRTRGAWEEDEVPDDETVNQMIARSEEEFEQFMRMDLDRRREDARNPKRKPRLMEEDDMPAWILKDDAEVERLTCEEEEEKMFGRGSRQRKEVDYSDSLTEKQWLKAIEEGNLEDIEEEVRHKKTTRKRKRDRDHDGGPSTPSSSSGRVRDKDEEVKKAKKRGRPPAEKLSPNPASLTKKMKKIVDAVIKYKDGSNGRQLSEVFIQLPSRKELPEYYELIRKPVDFRKIKERIRSHKYRSLNDLEKDVMLLCQNAQTFNLEGSLIYEDSIVLQSVFTSVRQKIEKEDESEGEDSEEEEDDIDEGSESESRSVKVKIKLSRKEKGDRGGKSQRRRGRGARAKPVVSDDDSEDEQEEERSASGSDED is encoded by the exons ATGTCCACTCCTGACCCCCCGATGGGAGGGACACCTCGGCCCGGACCCTCCCCAGGCCCAGGGCCATCTCCAGGAGGCATGTTGGGCCCAAGCCCGGGTCCCTCTCCTGGCTCGGCCCACAGCATGATGGGTCCAAGCCCAGGACCTCCTGGATCTGGACACCCCCACCCTCCACAAGGACCCTCAGGATATCCTCAGGACAACATGCACCAGATGCACAAA CCCATGGAAGGCATGCATGAGAAGGGAATGCCCGATGACCCTCGCTACGCCCAGATGAAGGGCATGGGCATGAGACCTGGGGCCCACAGCGGGATGGGACCCCCTCCGAGCCCCATGGACCAACATTCCCAAG GTTACCCCTCTCCGCTGGGCGGCTCAGAGCACGCACCTAGCCCTGTCCCAGCCAACGGCCCCCCGTCTGGCCCCATGATGCCCGTAGGTCCCTCAGGTCCTGGTGCTGGCCCTATGGAGGGCAGCGGTGACCCTAACCAGGGAATGGGTCAACCGAACCGCGGGGTTCCCCAGGGTCCCCAGGGTCCAGGCGGTGTGGGAGGTGGACCGGCAGGAGCGGGTGGACCCACTCCTTTCAACCAGAACCAGCTGCACCAACTCAGGGCCCAGATTATGGCTTACAAAATGCTGGCGCGCAGTCAGCCTTTACCAGAGCACCTGCAGATGGCCGTGCAGGGGAAGAGGCCCATGCCAGGGATGCAGCAACAGCCCATGCCTCCTACTACAGGCCCTGGAGGTGTACCTGGGGCCGGGCCGGGACCAGCTCAGGCCAACTACAACAGACCTCACG GCATGGTGGGTCCCAACATGCCACCTCCTGGACCAGCAGGAGTTCCTCCAGGTATGCAAGGCCCACCTACCAACGGACCCCCCAAATCATGGCCTGAAG GACCAATGGTGAATGCTGCTGCTCCATCCAACCCTCCTCAGAAGCTTATTCCACCTCAGCCCACTGGCAGACCCTCTCCCGCTCCTCCCTCTGTGCCACCAGCTGCCTCGCCAGTAATGCCCCCTCAGACGCAGTCCCCAGGACAGCCTGCCCAGCCCCCTCCCATGATGCTTCACCAGAAGCAGAATCGAATAACCCCCATTCAAAAACCTCGCGGGCTGGACCCAGTGGAGATCCTCCAGGAGAGAGAATACAG gCTACAAGCCCGTATTGCTCACCGTATCCAGGAGCTGGAGAACCTGCCCGGCTCCCTTGCCGGCGACCTCCGCACCAAGGCCAACATCGAGCTGAAGGCCCTGAGGTTGCTTAACTTCCAGAGACAG CTGCGTCAGGAGGTGGTGGTTTGCATGCGTCGTGACACCGCTTTGGAAACTGCCCTGAACGCTAAAGCCTACAAGCGCAGCAAACGCCAGTCTCTACGCGAGGCCCGAATCACCGAGAAGCTTGAGAAGCAGCAGAAGATCGAACAAGAGCGCAAACGTCGTCAGAAACACCAG GAATACCTCAACAGCATCCTGCAGCATGCCAAGGACTTTAAGGAGTACCATCGCTCCATCACAGCGAAGATCCAGAAGGCTACCAAAGCTGTCGCCACCTACCACGCCAACACTGAGCGCGAGCAGAAGAAAGAGAATGAGCGCATTGAGAAGGAGAGAATGCGGAGGCTGATG GCTGAAGATGAGGAGGGCTATCGTAAACTCATCGACCAAAAGAAAGACAAGCGTCTGGCCTACCTGTTGCAGCAGACGGACGAGTACGTGGCCAACCTCACCGAGCTGGTGCGAGCCCACAAAGCCGCTCAAGCTctcaaagagaagaagaagaagaagaagaaaaagaag AAGCCAGAGACTTCAGACGGTGGTCCCGCTGGTCTTGGTCCcgatggagag CCTTTAGATGAGACCAGTCAGATGAGCGACCTCCCGGTGAAGGTGATCCATGTGGACAGCGGAAAGATCCTGACTGGGATTGAGGCACCTAAGGCTGGCCAGCTGGAGACCTGGCTCGAAATGAACCCAGG ATATGAAGTAGCGCCACGTTCAGACAGTGAAGAGAGTGGTtcagatgaggaagaggaggaggaggtacaCGAACCAGTGATGACTAAAACAAAG gaggaagaagagcagcCTCATTCTTCCTCAGTTCAGGCAGATGACAAGAAGAAGATCCCTAACCCCGACACCGAAGAGGTTTCTGAAGTGGATGTCCAGTGCATCATCGA ACACGCCAAGCAGGATGTGGACGACGAGTACGGCAATGCAGCATTCAACCGAGGCCTGCAGTCCTACTACGCGGTCGCTCACGCCGTCACAGAGAGAGTGGATACTCAGTCCACACTGCTGGTCAACGGGCAGCTCAAACAGTACCAG GTTAAAGGTCTGGAGTGGCTGGTGTCGCTTTACAACAACAACTTGAATGGCATCCTGGCTGATGAGATGGGTCTGGGAAAAACTATCCAGACCATCGCCCTCATCACTTACCTCATGGAGATGAAGCGCCTCAACGGGCCCTTCCTCATCATTGTACCTCTCTC AACTCTATCTAACTGGGTGTATGAGTTTGATAAGTGGGCGCCATCTGTCGTGAAGGTTTCCTACAAG ggTTCTCCAGCCGCTCGTCGCGCATTCGTTCCCATCCTGCGCAGCGGCAAGTTCAACGTGCTGCTCACCACGTACGAGTACATTATCAAAGATAAACAAGTGCTAGCAAAG CTTCGTTGGAAGTACATGATCGTGGACGAGGGCCACCGTATGAAGAACCACCACTGTAAGCTGACCCAGGTCTTGAACACACACTACTTGGCCCCCCGGCGCGTGCTGCTCACAGGAACCCCGCTGCAGAACAAGCTGCCCGAACTCTGGGCCCTGCTCAATTTCCTCCTACCCACCATTTTCAAGAGCTGCACCACCTTCGAGCAGTGGTTCAACGCCCCCTTCGCCATGACCGGAGAGAAG GTTGACCTGAATGAAGAAGAGACCATCCTCATCATCCGACGTTTACACAAGGTGCTGCGACCTTTCTTGCTGCGCCGACTCAAGAAGGAAGTCGAGGCCCAGCTGCCCGAGAAG gtGGAGTACGTCATCAAGTGCGACATGTCAGCCCTCCAGAGAGTTTTATACAGACACATGCAGGCCAAGGGAGTGTTGCTCACAGACGGGTCAGAGAAAGACAAGAAG GGTAAAGGTGGAACGAAGACCCTGATGAACACTATCATGCAGCTGAGAAAGATCTGCAACCACCCCTACATGTTCCAGCACATTGAG gaatCTTTCTCTGAGCATCTTGGTTACTCTGGTGGAGTAGTGAGTGG TCCTGACCTGTACCGCTCCTCCGGGAAGTTCGAGCTGCTGGATCGTATCCTGCCCAAGCTGAGGGCCACCAACCATAAAGTGCTGCTCTTCTGTCAGATGACCACGCTCATGACCATCATGGAGGACTACTTCGCCTACCGTAGCTTCAAGTACCTGCGTCTGGACG GAACCACTAAGGCTGAGGATCGTGGCATGCTGCTGAAGACATTCAATGACCCAGCCTCTGAGTACTTTGTGTTCCTGCTCAGTACCAGGGCTGGAGGTCTGGGGCTCAACCTGCAGTCTGCTGACACTGTCATCATCTTTGACAGCGACTGGAACCCACATCAG GACCTGCAGGCGCAGGACAGAGCACATCGTATCGGTCAGCAGAACGAGGTCCGCGTGCTCCGCCTCTGCACTGTCAACAGTGTGGAGGAGAAGATTCTGGCGGCAGCAAAGTACAAACTGAATGTGGACCAGAAGGTCATCCAGGCCGGCATGTTCGACCAGAAGTCGTCAGGCTTTGAGCGCCGGGCCTTTTTACAGGCCATTCTGGAGCACGAGGAACAGGACGAGGTCGGGGTTCGAGGAGGCTGCCGCACTAGGGGGGCGTGG gaggaggatgaggtgCCCGATGATGAGACTGTTAATCAGATGATTGCCAGAAGTGAAGAGGAGTTTGAACAGTTCATG CGCATGGATCTCGACAGACGCCGCGAGGATGCCCGCAACCCCAAGAGGAAACCGcggctgatggaggaggacgATATGCCCGCCTGGATTTTGAAAGACGACGCTGAGGTCGAGAGGCTCACCtgcgaagaggaggaggagaaaatgttcGGCCGAGGGTCCCGCCAACGCAAGGAGGTGGACTACAGCGACTCGCTCACTGAGAAACAGTGGCTCAAG GCTATAGAAGAGGGTAATCTAGAGGACATTGAGGAGGAAGTGCGTCACAAAAAGACAACCAGGAAGCGCAAGAGAGACCGCGACCACGACGGCGGCCCGTCCACGCCCAGCTCCAGCAGCGGGCGAGTGCGGGACAAAGACGAGGAAGtgaagaaagcaaagaaacGCGGCCGCCCGCCCGCTGAGAAGCTCTCTCCCAACCCTGCCTCTCTCActaagaagatgaagaagattgTTGATGCAGTTATCAAATACAAGGATGG AAGCAACGGGCGACAGCTAAGCGAAGTCTTCATCCAGCTGCCTTCTCGCAAGGAGCTGCCAGAGTACTACGAGCTCATCCGCAAACCAGTGGACTTCAGGAAGATCAAG GAGAGAATCCGCAGCCATAAGTACCGCAGCCTGAACGACCTGGAGAAGGATGTGATGCTGCTGTGTCAGAACGCCCAGACTTTCAACCTGGAGGGCTCTCTG ATATATGAGGACTCCATCGTTCTCCAGTCAGTCTTCACCAGCGTGAGACAAAAGATCGAGAAGGAGGACGAAAGCGAGGGAGAGGAcagcgaggaagaggaggatgacaTCGACGAAGGCTCTGAGTCTGAAT CTCGTTCAGTGAAGGTGAAGATCAAGCTGAGccggaaagaaaaaggagaccGAGGAGGAAAAAGCCAACGACGTAGGGGCCGCGGCGCCCGGGCTAAACCTGTGGTGAGCGACGACGACAGCGAGGACGAACAGGAAGAG GAGCGTTCGGCCAGCGGTAGCGATGAGGACTGA